Proteins from one Fragaria vesca subsp. vesca linkage group LG6, FraVesHawaii_1.0, whole genome shotgun sequence genomic window:
- the LOC101312742 gene encoding uncharacterized protein LOC101312742, producing the protein MKTLASPSSRVVLEIYRDREAGLVNRVAEASCFFRPHKKNGDFRFLNLVAFLQQRKPIKPLVCLSSKTQAELETPDAQIQDSYPIKTMHVKFQLQKECSFGQQFLIVGDDPILGSWDPERAIPMDWSDGNVWSVELDIPVGKSIQFKFILTGDAGNFLWQPGPDRIFQTWETENTITVFEDWGDAELQKITEEAQNYHQVEDSNINSDVLIPEADNLTFPEEEPVFNINLESANVDSYTDPAQIPLVESYEEQTVTESVSQEKHKTVVAENITPKWPKKMMEPYEQHMDARTNAPSEDSAAIPNEMMVAQNIYGNNGRDAKARNLAISNIEGSLMNYEEEGPVLVPGLTRAPAVQAEEPNTEEVEKPMTFDGLVGDYEAAELNMPELEEKQEPYSESSQAETMDMLNGNVEKFDEELKQKPQPAERENQSKPDLPNGSPQAETNDMFNNDEVSLDDELEQKAQTAETAEQFASEKVHDVWHNDMQWGRKLLQKLINFRLP; encoded by the exons ATGAAAACGCTGGCGAGTCCGAGTTCGAGGGTAGTGTTGGAAATTTACAGGGACAGAGAGGCTGGCTTGGTGAACAGGGTTGCAGAAGCTTCTTGCTTTTTCAGGCCTCACAAGAAAAATGGAGACTTTCGGTTCTTGAATTTGGTGGCGTTTCTGCAACAGAGGAAGCCCATCAAGCCTCTTGTTTGTCTCTCATCGAAAACCCAG GCAGAATTGGAGACTCCAGATGCTCAAATTCAAGATTCAT ATCCAATAAAAACTATGCATGTCAAGTTCCAGTTGCAGAAAGAGTGCTCCTTTGGTCAGCAGTTCCTCATAGTAGGGGATGATCCTATTTTGGGTTCATGGGACCCTGAGAGGGCGATACCAATGGACTGGTCTGATGGGAATGTGTGGTCTGTTGAGCTA GATATACCAGTTGGAAAATCAATCCAGTTCAAGTTCATACTAACAGGAGACGCAGGGAATTTTTTGTGGCAACCTGGCCCGGATCGAATTTTCCAAACCTGGGAAACTGAAAACACAATCACTGTTTTTGAAGATTGGGGAGATGCTGAACTTCAGAAGATAACAGAGGAAGCGCAAAACTATCACCAGGTTGAGGATTCTAATATCAACTCAGATGTATTGATTCCAGAGGCTGACAACTTGACATTTCCAGAAGAGGAGCCAGTGTTCAACATAAACTTGGAGTCGGCCAATGTTGATAGTTACACTGATCCAGCACAGATCCCGTTAGTGGAATCATACGAGGAACAAACTGTTACTGAGTCTGTCTCACAAGAGAAGCACAAAACTGTTGTTGCTGAGAACATAACACCAAAATGGCCAAAGAAAATGATGGAACCATATGAGCAACATATGGACGCAAGAACTAATGCCCCAAGTGAGGATTCTGCAGCCATCCCAAACGAGATGATGGTGGCACAGAACATTTATGGAAATAATGGTAGAGATGCAAAAGCAAGGAACCTGGCAATCTCAAACATTGAGGGAAGCCTAATGAACTATGAGGAAGAAGGACCTGTTCTGGTACCTGGCTTGACTCGTGCGCCAGCTGTTCAAGCTGAAGAACCAAACACAGAGGAAGTTGAGAAACCAATGACCTTTGATGGCTTGGTTGGAGATTATGAAGCTGCAGAACTGAATATGCCAGAG CTAGAAGAAAAGCAAGAACCCTACAGTGAATCATCTCAAGCAGAAACAATGGACATGCTCAATGGTAATGTAGAGAAGTTTGACGAAGAACTCAAGCAAAAGCCTCAACCAGCTGAAAGGGAAAATCAGTCCAAGCCTGACCTGCCCAATGGCTCACCTCAAGCAGAAACCAATGACATGTTCAACAATGATGAAGTGAGTTTGGATGATGAACTTGAGCAAAAGGCTCAAACTGCTGAAACTGCAGAACAGTTTGCCTCAGAGAAAGTCCATGATGTCTGGCACAATGACATGCAATGGGGTCGTAAACTACTGCAGAAACTGATAAATTTCAGATTGCCTTAG
- the LOC101290881 gene encoding receptor-like protein 12-like, with amino-acid sequence MKTLMSFFLSLIVAVHSQQCLKDQQLNLLDFKNSLLFNASLSSKLVSWDSRTDCCSWPGVSCSTNGSVVGLDISRESISGGIYNSSSLFDLQHLQSLSLAFNNFTGSQIPSATGKLTSLRYLNLSSAGFGGQIPIEISLLGKLVILDISYNQGLEIQDLSMLIQNLTELTELYLDNVSILSQTSDWSLAISSSLPNLKVLSLSNCHLSGPIDKSLAKLSSLSVIRLDLNKISSPIPGFFANFANLTTLSLRSCGLQGTFPKEIIQVPSLQTIDLSYNYGLGGSLPEFSKNASLQSLNLYVTNFSGVLPDSIGNLNMLSTINLSGCKFSGSIPRAMGNLTKLVHFDLSGNQFNGSIPCFSSAKNLAEINLYANDLTGHIGCTQWQNLTSLVSINLGSNVFQGSLPSSLFCLPLLKSLNLGHNQFSGQFPEICNASSYLMESVDLSDNNLEGPIPMSIFNLLGLKELLLNSNSLNGSFPLDGLHQLINLEILYLQENSLVLSYDATNSSYSSFPQLYQLKLASGKLTTFPDFLRNQSGLAFLDLSNNLLHGMIPNWIWKLNLYQLNLSCNSLQTIEGPLLNVTSPVFLLDLSYNKLQGQIPDFSSYYLDYSSNNFSSGIPTGADFCRYTSFFSAANNNLSGIIPGSICNSASLEVLDLSNNSFTGTLPQCFTTMSGLAVLDLSGNNVTNVVIPQNCNLGSLDLSGNQLESQLPKSLANCTKLEVLNLGNNQITDAFPCFLKNISTLRLLSLRSNNFYGSSVCPKTNGGWPMLQIIDLADNNFEGEISGSFLSTWQTMIANEDNAARYRYHLGMQGGMRYVINYKDAVTVTSKGLQMNLPSILTVFTLIDFSCNKFNGSIPEEIGGLKSLRVLNLSKNAFTGAIPSSLSSLQVVESLDLSQNKLSGEIPPQFAKLTFLTVLNLSNNQLVGRIPTSTQFSTFPKSSFQGNIDLWGPPLTEDNIAGTSPPIVGGSRQTSGHEVDWDVISVEIGFAAGFGVAIASLFLCKRWRQWYYITMYKILLKIFPQLEQRFGNHRRHVSIHQRYGRR; translated from the coding sequence ATGAAGACTCTCATGTCTTTCTTCCTTTCCTTGATCGTTGCAGTTCACAGCCAGCAGTGTCTCAAAGACCAGCAACTAAACTTGCTCGACTTCAAGAACAGCCTTCTATTCAATGCTTCTCTTTCCTCCAAGCTTGTATCATGGGATTCGAGAACCGACTGCTGTTCTTGGCCTGGTGTAAGTTGCAGTACTAATGGCAGTGTTGTTGGTCTTGACATCAGCCGTGAGTCTATCTCAGGTGGAATCTACAACTCTAGCAGTTTGTTTGATCTTCAACATCTTCAAAGCCTCAGTTTGGCCTTTAACAACTTTACTGGCTCTCAAATTCCATCTGCAACCGGAAAGCTCACAAGTTTGAGGTACCTAAACTTATCCTCTGCTGGTTTTGGAGGGCAAATTCCCATTGAGATTTCTTTGTTGGGAAAGTTGGTAATCCTTGATATTTCCTATAATCAAGGACTTGAGATCCAGGATTTGAGCATGCTGATTCAGAACCTCACAGAACTTACAGAGTTATATCTTGACAATGTGAGTATATTGTCACAGACAAGTGACTGGTCCCTAGCCATATCATCATCACTGCCAAACCTGAAGGTGTTGAGCTTATCCAACTGTCACCTTTCTGGCCCTATTGACAAGTCCCTGGCTAAGCTCTCATCTCTATCCGTGATTCGGTTGGATTTAAACAAGATATCTTCTCCCATTCCTGGATTCTTTGCCAACTTTGCAAACTTGACTACCTTGAGTCTCAGAAGCTGTGGTTTGCAGGGAACATTTCCAAAAGAGATCATTCAGGTACCTTCTTTACAAACTATTGACCTTTCCTATAACTATGGTCTTGGTGGTTCTTTGCCTGAATTTTCGAAGAACGCATCTCTTCAGTCCTTGAATCTTTATGTGACAAACTTTTCAGGGGTCTTACCTGACTCCATTGGAAACCTCAATATGTTGTCAACAATAAATCTTTCAGGATGCAAATTTTCAGGATCAATTCCAAGGGCGATGGGAAACCTTACAAAATTGGTTCATTTTGATTTGTCAGGGAATCAGTTTAATGGCTCAATTCCGTGCTTCAGTAGCGCAAAAAATCTAGCCGAAATAAATCTGTATGCCAATGATCTAACTGGTCATATTGGTTGCACTCAGTGGCAAAACCTTACTAGCCTAGTGAGTATCAACTTAGGTAGTAATGTGTTCCAAGGGAGTCTTCCATCCTCTTTGTTTTGTCTTCCCTTGCTGAAGAGCTTAAATCTTGGCCACAATCAATTCTCTGGTCAATTCCCTGAAATTTGCAATGCCTCTTCTTACTTGATGGAAAGTGTTGACTTAAGTGACAACAATCTTGAAGGGCCAATTCCCATGTCTATCTTTAATCTCCTAGGACTTAAGGAACTTCTTCTTAATTCAAACAGTCTCAATGGCTCATTTCCTCTTGATGGTCTTCACCAGCTCATAAATCTTGAGATTCTTTATCTTCAAGAGAATAGCTTGGTGCTTAGTTATGATGCTACCAATTCCTCTTATTCCTCATTTCCTCAGCTTTATCAATTGAAGTTAGCTTCAGGAAAGCTGACAACATTCCCTGATTTCTTGAGAAATCAATCCGGATTGGCATTTCTGGACCTCTCAAATAACCTGTTACATGGCATGATACCTAACTGGATATGGAAACTTAATCTTTACCAGCTGAACCTCTCCTGTAATTCCCTACAAACTATAGAAGGTCCTTTACTCAATGTCACATCTCCAGTATTTTTGCTGGACCTTAGTTACAACAAGCTTCAAGGGCAGATCCCAGATTTCTCTTCTTATTATCTGGATTACTCCAGCAATAATTTCAGCTCTGGCATACCAACTGGTGCAGATTTCTGTAGGTATACTTCCTTTTTCTCTGCTGCAAACAATAACCTCAGTGGGATCATTCCTGGATCAATTTGCAATTCAGCATCTCTTGAGGTCCTCGATCTATCCAATAATTCCTTCACTGGCACGCTACCTCAGTGCTTCACCACAATGAGTGGCCTTGCAGTACTTGATTTAAGTGGAAACAATGTTACTAACGTTGTAATACCTCAGAATTGCAACTTGGGAAGTCTAGACCTGAGTGGAAATCAGTTGGAAAGCCAGCTTCCAAAATCTCTTGCCAACTGTACAAAGTTGGAGGTGTTAAACCTCGGAAACAATCAGATAACAGATGCCTTTCCTTGCTTTTTGAAGAACATATCCACCTTGCGTCTGCTTAGTTTACGGTCCAATAACTTTTACGGATCCTCTGTTTGTCCCAAGACTAATGGAGGTTGGCCAATGCTTCAGATCATAGACCTAGCTGACAATAATTTTGAAGGTGAAATATCTGGAAGCTTTTTATCAACTTGGCAAACAATGATAGCCAACGAAGATAATGCTGCTCGATATCGCTATCACCTTGGGATGCAGGGAGGTATGCGTTATGTGATTAATTATAAAGATGCAGTTACAGTTACTAGCAAAGGTTTACAGATGAACCTGCCAAGCATTCTCACTGTTTTCACCTTAATTGACTTCTCATGCAACAAGTTCAATGGATCAATTCCTGAGGAAATCGGAGGACTCAAATCACTACGAGTCCTCAACTTGTCCAAAAATGCTTTCACAGGTGCAATCCCATCATCACTAAGTAGCTTGCAAGTAGTTGAGTCCTTAGACCTCTCGCAGAACAAGCTGAGTGGCGAAATTCCACCACAGTTTGCAAAACTTACTTTCCTTACTGTCTTGAATCTATCAAATAATCAACTGGTGGGCAGAATTCCAACAAGTACTCAATTTTCCACATTTCCAAAATCTTCATTTCAAGGAAATATAGATTTATGGGGGCCTCCTTTGACAGAAGACAACATAGCGGGAACATCACCGCCAATAGTAGGAGGAAGTCGTCAAACTTCTGGACATGAGGTTGATTGGGATGTTATCAGTGTTGAAATTGGATTCGCAGCTGGCTTTGGAGTTGCCATTGCATCACTATTCTTATGCAAGAGATGGAGGCAGTGGTACTACATAACTATGTATAAAATACTTCTTAAGATCTTCCCTCAGCTAGAACAAAGATTTGGCAATCACAGACGACATGTTTCCATCCATCAAAGGTACGGGAGGCGTTGA